One window of Mixophyes fleayi isolate aMixFle1 chromosome 3, aMixFle1.hap1, whole genome shotgun sequence genomic DNA carries:
- the LOC142143730 gene encoding AMMECR1-like protein, whose protein sequence is MGKRRCVSTAENKPSSGCCGVKKPKLCPSPAGSVQPPVPHNCQPTEDKTVGPGALTPLSRPNGTTSGREQLVVTAEMGCYCFDVLYCHLHGFPQPRLPRFTNDPYPLFVTWKAGRDKRLRGCIGTFSAMNLHSGLREYTLTSALKDSRFPPLTREELPKLSCSVSLLTNFEDVGDFLDWEVGVHGIRIEFLNEKGVKRTATYLPEVAKEQDWDHIQTIDSLLRKGGFKAPITNEFRKSIKLTRYRSEKVTISYMEYMASRQPAQQNGTVHALPHYTHYS, encoded by the exons ATGGGGAAGAGACGGTGTGTATCCACTGCAGAGAACAAGCCATCTTCTGGCTGTTGTGGAGTGAAGAAACCCAAATTGTGTCCATCTCCTGCAGGCAGTGTTCAGCCCCCAGTCCCACATAACTGCCAGCCCACTGAGGACAAGACGGTGGGTCCAGGTGCCCTCACCCCACTCTCCCGCCCCAACGGGACCACAAGCGGCAGGGAGCAGTTGGTGGTGACAGCTGAAATGGGCTGCTACTGCTTTGATGTCCTTTATTGTCACCTGCATGGCTTCCCACAGCCACGTTTGCCACGTTTCACCAATGATCCCTA CCCTTTGTTTGTCACATGGAAGGCTGGACGTGACAAACGTCTACGTGGCTGTATTGGGACCTTTTCTGCCATGAATCTACACTCAGGTCTCAGGGAATACACCTTAACCAG TGCCCTTAAGGACAGTCGCTTCCCTCCTCTAACCCGTGAGGAGCTGCCCAAGCTGTCTTGCTCCGTGTCTCTGCTCACCAACTTTGAGGACGTAGGTGACTTCCTGGACTGGGAG GTTGGAGTCCATGGGATCAGGATTGAGTTCCTAAATGAGAAGGGGGTAAAGCGCACAGCCACCTACCTGCCAGAAGTAGCCAAGGAACAAG ACTGGGATCACATTCAGACAATAGACTCTCTGCTCAGGAAAGGTGGCTTCAAAGCTCCCATTACTAATGAGTTTAGGAAAAGCATCAAACTCACCAG GTATCGCAGTGAGAAGGTGACAATCAGTTACATGGAATACATGGCCTCCCGCCAGCCCGCACAGCAAAACGGCACTGTGCACGCACTGCCTCATTATACGCATTACTCCTGA